Proteins found in one Microbacterium sp. SSM24 genomic segment:
- a CDS encoding DUF1304 domain-containing protein has product MVAILATLFAALAALLHVYIFVMESVQWSQPRIWKRFGLPDQTAADITKPMAYNQGFYNLFLAIGTAIGLVLYLAGGEDSALRAAGLALVLFSLGSMVAAALVLITTGAKYLRAAATQGTLPLIGFVLFLFA; this is encoded by the coding sequence ATGGTCGCGATCCTCGCCACACTCTTCGCCGCGCTCGCCGCGCTGCTCCACGTCTACATCTTCGTGATGGAGAGCGTGCAGTGGTCGCAGCCCCGCATCTGGAAGCGCTTCGGCCTGCCCGACCAGACCGCGGCCGACATCACCAAGCCCATGGCCTACAACCAGGGCTTCTACAACCTCTTCCTCGCGATCGGCACCGCGATCGGCCTGGTGCTCTACCTGGCGGGCGGTGAGGACTCCGCGCTGCGCGCGGCGGGACTCGCGCTCGTGCTGTTCTCGCTCGGCTCGATGGTCGCGGCCGCGCTCGTGCTGATCACGACGGGGGCGAAGTACCTGCGTGCTGCGGCGACCCAGGGAACCCTGCCGCTGATCGGCTTCGTGCTCTTCCTCTTCGCGTAG
- a CDS encoding thermonuclease family protein codes for MRRGVWAAAVVLGAAALIAVAIWVSQSIDEPGDAAPGPSATAAPDGPAAPERPAAAFPLTVLYVYDGDTIQARMQQPNDVVTTANPIRIRLIGVDTPEGTPTTECWADEARAHLAQLLPEGSTVWAAPDRDTWDDYDRRLFNLWTENGAFVNLELVAAGDAEAIRVRPNVAFYDLLASAQAEAEASGAGRWGACD; via the coding sequence ATGAGGCGCGGGGTGTGGGCGGCGGCCGTGGTGCTCGGCGCCGCGGCCCTGATCGCCGTCGCCATCTGGGTCTCCCAGTCCATCGACGAACCCGGGGATGCCGCGCCCGGGCCCTCCGCGACAGCGGCGCCCGACGGTCCGGCCGCACCCGAGCGGCCAGCCGCCGCCTTCCCGCTCACGGTGCTGTACGTGTACGACGGCGACACGATCCAGGCGCGGATGCAGCAGCCCAACGACGTCGTCACAACGGCGAATCCGATCCGGATCCGGCTGATCGGCGTCGACACCCCCGAGGGGACTCCGACCACGGAGTGCTGGGCCGACGAGGCGCGCGCCCATCTCGCGCAGCTGCTCCCCGAGGGCTCGACCGTCTGGGCCGCGCCCGACCGCGACACCTGGGACGACTACGACCGCCGTCTGTTCAACCTCTGGACCGAGAACGGCGCCTTCGTGAACCTCGAGCTCGTCGCCGCCGGAGACGCCGAGGCGATCCGCGTGCGGCCCAACGTCGCGTTCTACGACCTGCTCGCGAGTGCGCAGGCCGAGGCCGAGGCATCCGGAGCCGGACGCTGGGGCGCGTGCGACTGA
- a CDS encoding cupin domain-containing protein, whose protein sequence is MSPLAPGAGTDAASLDLALAPVPAEQVVVGAPRAGAVELGELGGVEIGVWEHTPGVSTDVEADEVFVVLSGAATVSFDDSALPDLELRAGSVARLTAGMRTTWTVRETLRKIYLAP, encoded by the coding sequence GTGAGCCCGCTCGCGCCGGGTGCGGGAACGGATGCCGCATCCCTCGACCTCGCGCTCGCCCCGGTGCCCGCCGAGCAGGTCGTTGTGGGCGCACCGCGGGCCGGCGCCGTCGAGCTCGGCGAGCTCGGCGGCGTCGAGATCGGCGTCTGGGAGCACACCCCCGGCGTCTCGACCGACGTCGAGGCGGACGAGGTCTTCGTCGTGCTGTCGGGCGCGGCCACCGTGTCGTTCGACGACTCGGCGCTGCCCGACCTCGAGCTGCGCGCGGGCTCGGTCGCGCGTCTCACCGCCGGCATGCGCACGACCTGGACCGTGCGCGAGACGCTGCGCAAGATCTATCTCGCGCCGTAG
- a CDS encoding aspartate aminotransferase family protein — MTDVLARPTADAGADGPGRPLPDLESDARIRADDRGHVFHSWSAQAVIDPLPVAAGAGSTFWDYAGNAYLDFSSQLVNLNLGHQHPDLVAAIQRQAGRLATIQPSMANDVRGELARRIAAVAGDGFEKVFFTNGGADANENAVRMARLVTGRRKVLSMYRSYHGSTGAAIALTGDPRRWPNEPADGSTAKFFGPYPYRSAFHSSSPEEESRRALEHLEQTIVLEGASTIAAIVIETIVGTNGVLVPPPGYLAGVRELCDRFGIVYIADEVMVGFGRVGEWFAFQAFDVQPDLITFAKGVNSGYVPLGGVVISDRIAAHFDTLPFPGGLTYSGHPLACAAGVTTFEVFERDGILERVRDLGARVVEPRLHDIASRHPSVGDVRGRGLFWAIELVSDRETREPLVPFNASGPDAAPVAAVAAACKRDGVWPFTHFNRVHVAPPLVIGEDDLLRGLDVIDRALSHADAYVR; from the coding sequence GTGACGGACGTCCTGGCGCGCCCGACCGCTGACGCCGGCGCAGACGGCCCCGGGCGCCCCCTCCCCGACCTCGAGTCCGATGCGCGCATCCGGGCGGACGACCGCGGTCACGTGTTCCACTCGTGGAGCGCACAGGCCGTCATCGATCCGCTGCCCGTGGCGGCCGGAGCAGGCTCGACGTTCTGGGATTACGCCGGGAACGCGTACCTCGATTTCAGCTCGCAGCTGGTCAACCTGAACCTCGGGCACCAGCATCCGGATCTCGTCGCCGCGATCCAGCGGCAGGCCGGACGCCTGGCGACCATCCAGCCGTCCATGGCCAACGACGTGCGCGGCGAGCTGGCACGGCGGATCGCCGCTGTCGCGGGCGACGGCTTCGAGAAGGTGTTCTTCACCAACGGCGGCGCCGATGCGAACGAGAACGCCGTGCGCATGGCGCGACTCGTGACCGGTCGCCGCAAGGTGCTCTCGATGTACCGCAGCTACCACGGCAGCACCGGGGCGGCCATCGCGCTCACCGGCGACCCGCGCCGATGGCCGAACGAGCCCGCCGACGGCTCGACGGCGAAGTTCTTCGGCCCCTACCCGTACCGCTCGGCGTTCCACTCCTCCTCGCCCGAAGAGGAGAGCCGGCGCGCGCTGGAGCACCTCGAGCAGACGATCGTCCTCGAGGGCGCGAGCACCATCGCCGCGATCGTGATCGAGACGATCGTCGGCACGAACGGCGTGCTCGTGCCTCCGCCCGGCTACCTCGCCGGTGTACGCGAGCTCTGCGATCGCTTCGGGATCGTCTACATCGCCGACGAGGTCATGGTCGGGTTCGGGCGCGTGGGCGAGTGGTTCGCGTTCCAGGCGTTCGACGTGCAACCCGACCTGATCACCTTCGCGAAGGGCGTCAACTCGGGGTACGTGCCGCTCGGCGGCGTCGTCATCTCCGACCGGATCGCGGCGCACTTCGACACCCTGCCGTTCCCCGGCGGACTCACCTACTCCGGGCATCCGCTGGCGTGCGCGGCCGGAGTCACGACCTTCGAGGTCTTCGAGCGCGACGGCATCCTCGAGCGCGTCCGCGACCTCGGCGCGCGCGTCGTCGAGCCACGCCTGCACGACATCGCGTCGCGGCATCCGTCCGTCGGAGACGTCCGCGGCAGGGGCCTGTTCTGGGCGATCGAGCTCGTGAGCGACCGCGAGACCCGCGAGCCGCTCGTGCCGTTCAATGCGAGCGGACCGGATGCCGCGCCCGTCGCCGCCGTCGCCGCCGCGTGCAAGCGCGACGGCGTGTGGCCCTTCACCCACTTCAACCGGGTGCATGTGGCACCGCCGCTCGTGATCGGCGAGGACGACCTGCTGCGCGGGCTCGACGTGATCGACCGCGCCCTTTCGCACGCCGACGCGTACGTCCGCTGA
- a CDS encoding PucR family transcriptional regulator, with the protein MPDRREDRAIQTDRLVAGSALETLPTVREVISLDAVVQGVPEVLVGDDALDARVRWLHVSDNAGVARLLDGGELLLSTGSSWPADPADLRRFIGELDDAGLSGLILELGTHYRYVPAVVVEAARERNLALIVLHRELKFITITEAVHGRIITGQSDALRSRDEVRERFTALVLRGSPADFIVHQLAQTLGAPVILENLGHEVVAAEVPLALEEELFTEWELRSRSAHRRSEQRRERGAAPGADDWLIVPVEARGVRWGNLIALPGPDHPAGRTAVLEQGAIALAVGRLADGESDEWGRVGRRRLVDGLLAGRFAGAGGAAARLEAAGLPLRGARLYGIVASGAAVPAERADAAARALRGRALAGSAPDGVVAPATAMLLSLPADTVFDDEAAIAFAGSLVEPGTDADRFTVSVGRAAEGLDAALASLHDAVDLARGRRRRSAKGPHLRRAENRPLVQLVTALRDDHRVLEHGERMLAPLIVHDLTRAGDLLDVLEAMLAHPGNRTAAASASHLSRSVFYQRIALIEELLGADLDDGETQTALHLALLVRRSAGR; encoded by the coding sequence GTGCCCGACCGTCGCGAAGATCGAGCGATCCAGACGGATCGTCTGGTCGCCGGATCCGCCCTCGAGACCCTCCCCACCGTGCGGGAGGTGATCTCGCTCGATGCGGTCGTCCAGGGTGTTCCCGAGGTCCTCGTCGGCGACGACGCGCTCGACGCGCGGGTGCGCTGGCTGCATGTCTCCGACAACGCCGGAGTGGCCCGCCTCCTCGACGGCGGCGAGCTCCTGCTCTCGACCGGATCGTCGTGGCCGGCCGATCCCGCCGACCTGCGACGCTTCATCGGCGAGCTCGACGACGCCGGCCTCTCGGGGCTGATCCTCGAGCTCGGCACCCACTACCGCTACGTGCCCGCCGTGGTCGTCGAGGCCGCGCGCGAGCGCAATCTGGCGCTGATCGTCCTGCACCGCGAGCTGAAGTTCATCACGATCACCGAGGCCGTGCACGGGCGCATCATCACGGGCCAGAGCGACGCGCTGCGTTCGCGCGACGAGGTGCGCGAGCGCTTCACTGCGCTGGTGCTGCGCGGCTCGCCCGCCGACTTCATCGTGCATCAACTCGCGCAGACGCTCGGCGCTCCCGTGATCCTCGAGAACCTCGGGCACGAGGTCGTCGCCGCCGAAGTGCCGCTCGCACTCGAGGAGGAGCTCTTCACCGAATGGGAGCTGCGCTCGCGGTCCGCCCATCGCCGGTCCGAGCAGCGGCGCGAGCGCGGGGCGGCGCCCGGTGCCGACGACTGGCTGATCGTGCCGGTCGAAGCGCGCGGAGTGCGCTGGGGCAACCTGATCGCGCTTCCCGGGCCCGACCATCCGGCGGGACGCACCGCCGTGCTCGAACAGGGCGCCATCGCGCTCGCGGTCGGACGCCTCGCGGACGGCGAGTCCGACGAATGGGGACGGGTCGGACGTCGCCGCCTGGTCGACGGCCTCCTCGCCGGCCGGTTCGCCGGTGCGGGCGGTGCCGCCGCCCGGCTCGAGGCGGCGGGTCTCCCGCTGCGCGGCGCGCGGCTGTACGGCATCGTGGCATCGGGCGCTGCGGTGCCCGCGGAGCGAGCGGATGCCGCGGCCCGCGCCCTTCGCGGCCGGGCCCTCGCCGGCTCGGCGCCGGACGGCGTCGTCGCTCCCGCCACGGCGATGCTCCTCTCGCTCCCCGCCGACACCGTGTTCGACGACGAGGCGGCGATCGCCTTCGCGGGTTCGCTCGTCGAGCCCGGCACCGACGCGGACCGCTTCACCGTGTCGGTCGGCCGTGCGGCCGAGGGACTCGACGCGGCCCTCGCCTCGCTCCACGACGCCGTCGACCTCGCGCGCGGACGCCGCCGCCGAAGCGCCAAGGGACCACACCTGCGCCGGGCCGAGAACCGCCCGCTGGTGCAGCTGGTGACGGCGCTGCGCGACGACCACCGCGTGCTGGAGCACGGCGAGCGGATGCTGGCACCCTTGATCGTGCACGATCTGACGCGCGCGGGCGACCTGCTCGACGTGCTCGAGGCGATGCTCGCGCATCCGGGCAATCGCACGGCCGCGGCATCCGCTTCGCACCTCTCGCGCTCGGTGTTCTACCAGCGCATCGCGCTCATCGAGGAGCTGCTGGGGGCCGACCTCGACGACGGCGAGACGCAAACCGCGCTGCACCTCGCGCTGCTCGTGCGCCGCAGCGCCGGCCGCTGA
- a CDS encoding amidohydrolase — protein sequence MPYADLVFTGGPVFTADAVRSRARTVAVKDGRIVAVTGDDFAHFVGPRTELVDLRGRMLLPGFQDAHVHPVWGGLDMLRCDLAEYGTADEYLEAIAGYVAAHPDDEWILGGGWQMSAFPGGTPTAAALDAVVPDRPAFFPNRDGHGAWVNSAALRLAGIDKRTPDPADGRIERDADGSPSGTLHEGAMGLVNRLLPEEPLERLTEALLVGQRYLHSFGITAWQDAIVGSYGDAGDPGPAYLKAAADGTLTARVVGAIWWDRTKGLEQIPSLLDRRERYRGGRFAATSVKIMQDGVAENFTASMLEPYCDGHGHFTDNSGISFVPPEVLNEAVPMLDAEGFQVHFHAIGDRAVRECLDAVEHAIDRNGRGDNRHHIAHIQVVHPDDIGRFRELGVAANMQSLWAALEPQMVDLTLPFLGEPRSAWQYPFGDLLRAGAVLAAGSDWSVSTPDPLAAIHVAVNRRSAPGHEEGEYDAFLPEQAIDLATSLTAYTAGSAWVNHLEHTTGTIEAGKFADLVVLDRDPFARPAEEIGATRVLQTFVEGDRVYAAPDA from the coding sequence ATGCCGTACGCCGACCTCGTCTTCACGGGCGGACCCGTCTTCACCGCCGACGCCGTTCGCTCGCGCGCCCGGACGGTGGCGGTGAAGGACGGGCGGATCGTGGCCGTGACGGGCGACGACTTCGCGCACTTCGTCGGACCCAGGACCGAGCTGGTGGACCTGCGAGGACGGATGCTGCTTCCCGGCTTCCAGGACGCGCACGTGCACCCGGTGTGGGGCGGGCTCGACATGCTGCGGTGCGACCTCGCCGAGTACGGCACGGCGGACGAGTACCTCGAGGCGATCGCGGGGTACGTCGCCGCGCATCCCGACGACGAGTGGATCCTGGGCGGCGGGTGGCAGATGTCGGCCTTCCCCGGCGGCACGCCGACCGCGGCGGCGCTCGACGCCGTCGTCCCCGATCGACCGGCGTTCTTCCCGAACCGCGACGGCCACGGCGCGTGGGTCAACTCGGCCGCGCTCCGCCTCGCCGGGATCGACAAGCGCACGCCCGACCCGGCCGACGGGCGGATAGAGCGCGACGCCGACGGCTCCCCCTCCGGCACCCTCCACGAGGGCGCGATGGGCCTGGTCAACCGGCTGCTCCCCGAGGAGCCGCTGGAGCGCCTCACCGAGGCGCTCCTCGTCGGCCAGCGATACCTGCACTCCTTCGGCATCACCGCCTGGCAGGATGCCATCGTCGGATCGTACGGGGATGCCGGCGACCCCGGCCCGGCGTACCTGAAGGCAGCGGCGGACGGGACCCTGACGGCCCGCGTGGTCGGCGCGATCTGGTGGGACCGCACGAAGGGCCTCGAGCAGATCCCGTCGCTCCTCGACCGTCGCGAGCGCTATCGCGGCGGGCGCTTCGCGGCGACCTCGGTCAAGATCATGCAGGACGGCGTCGCCGAGAACTTCACGGCCTCGATGCTCGAGCCCTACTGCGACGGACACGGCCATTTCACCGACAACTCGGGCATCTCCTTCGTCCCGCCCGAGGTGCTGAACGAGGCGGTGCCGATGCTGGACGCCGAAGGGTTCCAGGTGCACTTCCACGCCATCGGCGACCGGGCGGTGCGCGAGTGCCTCGACGCCGTCGAGCACGCGATCGACCGCAATGGCCGCGGCGATAATCGCCACCACATCGCGCACATCCAGGTGGTGCATCCCGATGACATCGGGCGGTTCCGCGAACTCGGCGTCGCCGCGAACATGCAGTCGCTGTGGGCGGCACTCGAGCCGCAGATGGTGGACCTCACCCTGCCGTTCCTGGGCGAGCCGCGCAGCGCGTGGCAGTACCCCTTCGGCGACCTGCTGCGCGCCGGCGCGGTGCTCGCGGCGGGCAGCGATTGGTCGGTGTCGACACCCGACCCGCTGGCGGCGATCCACGTCGCCGTGAACCGCCGGTCGGCGCCGGGTCACGAGGAGGGCGAGTACGACGCGTTCCTTCCCGAGCAGGCCATCGATCTCGCCACCTCGCTGACGGCCTACACGGCCGGATCCGCGTGGGTGAACCACCTCGAGCACACCACCGGCACGATCGAGGCGGGCAAGTTCGCCGACCTCGTCGTCCTCGACCGCGACCCCTTCGCGCGCCCGGCCGAGGAGATCGGCGCGACGCGGGTGCTGCAGACCTTCGTCGAGGGCGACCGCGTGTACGCGGCGCCCGACGCCTAG
- a CDS encoding LysR family substrate-binding domain-containing protein has protein sequence MTKGGGSHPRKGGKGRDAASGRPAGKRPSPGKSQPKSQPKRTPRPSPAPSPEPPAPPAERFVLGAIPGATPGKWIDLWNERMPHTALELIPLAVPDQRRALLEGEVDAALVRLPLDRADLHVIALYDEVPVVVTAADSALTVADELDLADLEGEIVIVPGDDVLGLEVPGAVAPSFAPPADTAEAIATVAAGVGAVIVPMSLARLHRRKDADYRPLRDGPISSVALAWVADRTTPEVEAFVGIVRGRTSNSSR, from the coding sequence ATGACGAAGGGCGGCGGTTCGCACCCGCGAAAGGGCGGAAAGGGACGGGATGCCGCCTCCGGCCGTCCCGCGGGCAAGCGGCCCTCCCCCGGGAAGTCGCAGCCGAAGTCGCAGCCGAAGCGCACCCCGCGTCCGTCGCCCGCGCCGTCGCCCGAGCCCCCCGCCCCACCCGCCGAGCGCTTCGTGCTCGGTGCGATCCCCGGTGCGACGCCCGGCAAGTGGATCGACCTGTGGAACGAGCGGATGCCGCACACGGCCCTCGAGCTGATCCCGCTCGCCGTGCCCGATCAGCGCCGCGCTCTCCTCGAGGGCGAGGTCGACGCGGCGCTCGTGAGGCTGCCGCTGGACCGCGCCGACCTCCATGTCATCGCGCTGTACGACGAGGTGCCCGTCGTCGTGACGGCCGCGGACTCCGCTCTGACGGTGGCCGACGAACTCGATCTCGCCGATCTCGAGGGCGAGATCGTGATCGTGCCGGGGGACGACGTGCTCGGGCTCGAGGTTCCCGGCGCGGTCGCGCCGTCCTTCGCTCCCCCGGCCGACACGGCCGAGGCGATCGCGACCGTGGCGGCGGGCGTCGGCGCGGTGATCGTGCCGATGTCGCTGGCGCGCCTGCACCGCCGCAAGGATGCCGACTACCGGCCGCTGCGCGACGGCCCGATCTCGTCGGTCGCCCTGGCGTGGGTGGCCGACCGCACGACCCCCGAGGTGGAGGCGTTCGTCGGCATCGTCCGCGGCCGCACCTCGAACTCGTCGCGCTGA
- a CDS encoding transferase, which yields MGKNYVDIENDRGEMLRYRKHTNGRGLIAHGAKVHPSAVVEAGAYVEPGVQIAAGVHVGRGAWVESDAVIGPDADIAPHAHIGPRAAIGAGAKIGVRTHVGSEARVAVGSLIGDDETIGDGERVATDPRGLRLAA from the coding sequence GTGGGTAAGAACTACGTCGACATCGAGAACGACCGCGGAGAGATGCTGCGCTACCGCAAGCACACCAACGGTCGCGGCCTGATCGCGCATGGCGCGAAGGTGCACCCCAGCGCCGTCGTCGAAGCCGGGGCGTACGTCGAGCCGGGCGTGCAGATCGCGGCCGGCGTTCACGTCGGCCGCGGGGCATGGGTGGAATCGGATGCCGTCATCGGCCCCGACGCCGACATCGCTCCGCACGCGCACATCGGACCGCGCGCCGCCATCGGCGCCGGAGCGAAGATCGGCGTGCGCACGCACGTCGGCAGCGAGGCGCGGGTGGCCGTGGGCTCCCTCATCGGCGACGACGAGACGATCGGCGACGGCGAGCGCGTCGCGACCGATCCGCGCGGACTCCGCCTGGCCGCCTAG
- a CDS encoding NAD(P)/FAD-dependent oxidoreductase, with protein sequence MGTTVFERQRPAASVIRHALADTAHSVFWRDDLPPELLPDRPPLAGAHRADLVIVGAGYTGLWTALLASERDPGARIVVVEAQRVGWAASGRNGGFCEASLTHGHENGMARWPKEMPTLDRLGLANLDAIEASEAQYGMDFHFERTGQFAPAVEPHQVEWLREWAAEGEDGVVYLDQAEAQASVNSPTYLAAVWEKNACGMLHPARLAAELARVCEERGVEIFERTHVTGLETPGPTGVSVVTDAGRVDAGRAVLATNVFPSLIKRNRLMTVPVYDYVLMTEPLTDAQLASIGWGDRQGIGDMANQFHYYRISKDNRILFGGYDAIYHYGRKVRPEYENRPETWETLANHFFTTFPQLEGLRFTHQWAGAIDTSTQFTAFFGTARDRRVAYAAGFTGLGVGSTRFAGDVMLDLLDGVSNERTELEMVRKRPLPFPPEPAAAMGINATRWSLDRADHNLGRRNLLLKTLDALGLGFDS encoded by the coding sequence GTGGGCACGACCGTCTTCGAACGACAGCGGCCGGCAGCATCCGTCATCCGTCACGCGCTGGCGGACACCGCGCATTCGGTGTTCTGGCGCGACGACCTTCCGCCCGAGCTCCTGCCCGACCGGCCCCCGCTCGCCGGCGCGCACCGCGCCGACCTCGTGATCGTCGGCGCCGGCTACACCGGGCTGTGGACGGCGCTGCTCGCGAGCGAGCGGGACCCCGGCGCGCGGATCGTCGTCGTCGAGGCTCAGCGGGTCGGCTGGGCGGCATCGGGCCGCAACGGCGGATTCTGCGAGGCGAGCCTCACGCACGGCCACGAGAACGGCATGGCGCGCTGGCCAAAGGAGATGCCCACGCTCGATCGCCTCGGGCTCGCCAACCTCGACGCGATCGAGGCATCCGAGGCGCAGTACGGCATGGACTTCCACTTCGAGCGCACCGGCCAGTTCGCGCCGGCCGTCGAGCCGCACCAGGTCGAGTGGCTGCGGGAGTGGGCCGCCGAGGGCGAGGACGGCGTCGTCTATCTCGATCAGGCCGAGGCACAGGCATCCGTCAACTCGCCCACCTATCTCGCCGCCGTGTGGGAGAAGAACGCCTGCGGGATGCTGCACCCTGCCCGTCTCGCCGCGGAACTCGCCCGGGTGTGCGAGGAGCGCGGCGTCGAGATCTTCGAGCGCACGCACGTGACGGGACTCGAAACCCCCGGCCCGACCGGCGTATCCGTCGTGACGGATGCAGGTCGCGTCGACGCCGGCCGCGCCGTGCTCGCGACGAACGTGTTCCCGTCGCTCATCAAGCGCAACCGACTGATGACCGTGCCGGTGTACGACTACGTGCTCATGACCGAGCCGCTCACCGACGCGCAACTCGCCTCGATCGGCTGGGGCGACCGGCAGGGCATCGGCGACATGGCCAACCAGTTCCATTACTACCGGATCTCGAAGGACAACCGGATCCTCTTCGGCGGCTACGACGCGATCTACCACTACGGCCGCAAGGTGCGCCCCGAGTACGAGAACCGCCCCGAGACGTGGGAGACGCTGGCGAACCACTTCTTCACCACCTTCCCGCAGCTCGAGGGCCTGCGCTTCACGCATCAGTGGGCGGGCGCGATCGACACCTCGACGCAGTTCACCGCGTTCTTCGGCACCGCTCGCGACCGGCGCGTCGCGTACGCGGCCGGCTTCACGGGTCTCGGCGTCGGCTCGACGCGCTTCGCCGGCGATGTGATGCTCGACCTGCTCGACGGCGTCTCGAACGAGCGGACCGAGCTCGAGATGGTGCGCAAGCGGCCCCTCCCCTTCCCGCCCGAGCCGGCGGCGGCGATGGGCATCAACGCCACGCGCTGGTCGCTCGACCGCGCCGACCACAACCTCGGCAGGCGCAACCTGCTCCTCAAGACGCTCGACGCGCTCGGTCTGGGGTTCGACTCGTGA